The DNA segment CACGCCACGTTCGAGGACGGCGGCGCGGGCATGCTCTTGAATGTCATCTGCGCCAAGGCGAACGGCCTGAAGCGCGGAGACCCGGCCCTGGTGCTCGCGTACGACGCCCAGCGCGATGCGTACGAGGTCGAGCCGGTCGATTGGTTGTTGCCGGAGGAGATGGACCAGCTTCGCGACCCGGCGCGGGCCGCGGCGCTGGCTCGCTCCCGGGCGCGCACATGACTTGAGTCGAGGCACGGGTCCGCTTCAGAGGGGGGCGGGCCGTGAATGGATTCGACGCCAGGGGGCTTTCGCGGGGGATCCCTGGCGCCTGATACAAGGCCCGCCGTCAATACTTCACAGGAAAAGGCCATGGATCCCATCACGCTGGTAGCCGCCGTCGGCGGAGGTGTCATCCTCCTGACCGGCATCATTCTCACCATCGTCCGTCTCTACCGGCAGGTGGACCAGGGCAAGGTGCTCATCGTCAACACGCTCAAGCACGAGCCGCTGGTGACCTTCTCCGGCGCGGTGGTGTTCCCCATCATCAACCGGGCGGAGGTGATGGACATCTCGCTGAAGACGGTGGAGATCGACCGCCGCGGCAAGGAGGGCCTCATCTGCCAGGACAACATCCGGGCGGACATCAAGGTCACCTTCTTCGTGCGCGTGAACAAGACGCGCGAGGACGTGCTCAAGGTCGCCCAGTCCATCGGCTGCGTGCGCGCGAGCGATCAGGAGACGCTGGAGAAGCTCTTCGAGGCGAAGTTCTCCGAGGCCCTCAAGACGGTGGGCAAGAACTTCAACTTCGTGGACCTCTACACCAAGCGCGCCGAAATCAAGGACAACGTGGTGGAGGTCATCGGTCGCGACCTCAACGGCTACATGCTGGAGGACTGCGCCATCGACTACCTGGAGCAGACCCCGGTGGAGATGTTGGACAAGGACAACATCCTGGACGCCGAGGGCATCCGGAAGATCACCAAGCTCACCACCGAGCAGAACATCGTCACCAACGAGCTCAAGCAGACCGAGCGCCAGGCCGTGACGAAGCGCAACGTCGAGGCCGACCAGAGCATCTTCGAGCTGGAGCGTCAGCGCGAGGAGGCGGCCGCCAAGCAGAAGCGCGCCATCGAGTCCGTGCAGGCCGAGGAGTCCGCGGAGGCCGAGCGCGTCAAGCAGGAGCAGTACTCCAAGGCGCAGCTGGCGCGCATCAAGGCCGAGCAGGAGATCCTCGTCCAGGAGCAGAACAAGACGCGCGACATCGAGGTGGCCCAGAAGCACCGCGAGCGCGAGGTGAGCGTGGAGGCGGAGAACGTGGAGCGCGCCCGCTCGCTGGCGGCCATCGGCCGGGAGCGTGAGACGGAGCTGGAGCGCATCGCCAAGGAGCGCGCGCTGGAGGAGCAGAAGAAGGACATCGCGGACGTGGTGCGCGCGCGCATCGCCGTGGAGAAGACGGTGGCGCAGGAGGAGGAGCGCATCAAGGACCTGCGCGTGGAGTCGGACGCCCTGCGCAAGAAGCAGGCGCTCATCATCACCGCCGAGGGCCAGGCGCAGGAGAAGACCGTCAAGGACGTGAACGCCGCCAAGGCCAACAGCGAGATGGCGGTGTACATGGCGAAGGAGAAGCTCACCCTGGCCGAGGCGGACCTGGAGGCCGCGGACAAGACGGCCAAGGCGAAGACGCGCCTGGCCGAGGGCATCCAGGCGGAGGCCGCGGCGACGGGGCTGGCCGGCATCCGCGTGAAGGAGGCGGACGCCGCGGCCACGGAGAAGCTGGGCATGGCGCAGGTGCGCGTGCAGGAGGCCGAGGCGGGCGTCATCGAGAAGCAGGGCCACGCCCAGGCGCAGGCCGTGCGCGAGAAGCTGCTGGCCGAGGCCGCGGGTGAGCAGGAGAAGGGCCTGGCCAGGGCGCGCGTGCAGGAGGCGGAGGCCGTCGCCATCCAGAAGCGCGGCGAGGCGGAGGCCATCGCGACGAAGGAGAAGCAGCTGGCGGAGGCCGCGGCCATCCAGGAGAAGCTGCTCGCCGAGGCCCGGGGCCTGGCGGAGAAGGCGGCGTCCATGAAGCTGATGGACGGCGTGGGGCGCGAGCACGAGGAGTTCCGCCTGCGGCTCGGCAAGGAGCGCGACGTGGAGCTGGAGACCATCCGCGTGCGCAAGGACATCGCGCAGGCGCAGGCGGAGGTGCTGGCCAAGGCGTTCGCCAACTCGAAGTTCAACATCGTCGGCGGCGACGGCGAGTTCTTCGAGCGCTTCGTCAAGGCGGTGTCCTTCGGCACGGCGGTGGACGGCGCGCTGGACCACAGCGAGTCGCTGAAGAAGGCGCTGGGCGGGTACGTCAACGGCGAGAAGGACCTGCCGGCGGACCTCAAGGAGATCCTCTCCAAGCCGGGCCTGAGCAACGACGCGCAGAACCTGGCCGTGGCCGCGCTGCTGCACCGCATGACGCCGAGCGCGACGGACGCGACGGCGGCGAGCCTGAAGGCCCTGTTGGGCTCCGACGGCAAGGCCGCCTCCGCCGACAAGCAGGGCTGAGCCTGGCAGCAGGGGGCCGCCATCGCCGCGCGAGCCGTGCGGTGGCGGCCATGACGTCACGACGACTCCGCCCCGGGCCATCCGGGGTGGCGTCCCCTTGGTGGGGGACGGGGCGGGGTCCATGCGGAATTCCGGTGAGCACTCATGGCAACTGAAGGTGGCAAGGGCGCGGCGCCCACGGGCGAGGTCGCGCTAGAGGGGGGCAGCTACGAGGTCATCCGGACGCGACTGCTCGCGCAGGCGGAGGCGCTGGGCACCAAGGCGGCCGACCTCAACGCGCGGCGCAAGGCGTTCTTCGGTGGCACGGAGCTGGCCGTCACCGGCAACGAGCGCGTGCGCACCGAGAACAACTGCGTGGCGCGCGACATCGTCAGCGTCGGCAAGTACCTGCTCTTCGGCTACAACGTCTTCATCGGGCTGAAGAAGGAGACGTCCGTCGCGGACGTGTTCTCGCTGCACCGCTTCGAGAAGACGGCGGACGGCTTCGATTTGTCCGCGGTGCCGCACACGGAAGGTGGCGGCTTCCTGGCGGACCCGCGCTTCATCAAGGACTTCAGCGAGCTGTACCGCTACTACAAGGACGCGAAGCTCCTGCAGTTGCGGCGCAAGGACGCGCGCCTGTTGGCGGTGTTCAAGACGGGCCAGTCCGCCAGGGACTTGAAGGTCTTCCGCTTCAGCCTGGATACGGACGGCAACGCCACCTACATCGACAACCAGGGTGACAAGGACCACACCTTCCCGCCGTCGCACGACTTCGAGTGGACGGTGGCCACGCGCGAGAACTACGTGCTGGGCACCCACCCGCACGTCAACGTGCTGGACCAGGTCTTCGTGGAGACGGTGAAGGGGGACCTCACCGTGAAGGTGGAGGACAACACGTCCTCGGGCCTGGGCATCTACAGCGAGCCGGTGGAGGACGCGAACCAGTCGCTGGACGACGCGCGCTTCGCCTGGGCGCAGGTGGGCACGCTCATCCTGCTGCGCGTCTTGCCCTTCCGCGAGAAGGCCCAGCGCTACCTGGTGTTCAACTCGCGCACGCAGCACGTGGTGCGCATCGACGCCATCGGTCAGGCGTGCATCCGGCTGCCCGAGGACCAGGGCATCATCTTCCCCGGCGGCTACTACCTGCAGACGGGGGACTACAAGGTCTTCGACGGTGAGGCCACCGGCGAGGGCATGGAGTTCAAGAAGGTCATCCGCTCGCCCAATGGCGAGGACGTGCTCTACGTCTTCCACCAGCGCGAGGCGGGGCGCTACCTGCTCTTCCCGTACAACCTGGTGCGCAAGGAGGTTCAGAACCCGCTGGTGTGCAACGGGTACAGCCTCTTCGGGGACGGCGGGCTGGTGGTGTTCCGCGAGACGTCGGCGGACCCCACGCGCGTGCACCCGATGCAGGTGTGGCAGACGCCCTTCGTGTCGGACGAGCACGCGGCGGCGACGCCCGCGGCGCCCGGGTACCTGGGCAAGGTGGGCAACGCGGAGCTGGTGCGCGGCATCTCCGACTCGCTGACGCTCCAGCGCATCGCGAAGACGGAGAAGCCCAGCCGCCGCACCTACGAGGACCTGGTCGCCGCGGCCACGCGCGCGCTGGACGCGTACTACTGGCTGGGCCACGCGGAGACGGGCCTCCAGGAGCCCATCGAGACGCTGCGGCGCACCTCCGAGCTCATCATCGACGAGTTCGAGAAGGTGCTCGCCCTCCAGAAGCGCGCCACGGAGGCGCTGGCGGAGGCGGAGAAGGCCCAGGCGAAGCTGCTCGCGCGGGTGCGGCCGGAGCTGCTCACCACCGCCGAGGAGTTCATGCTGGTGCTGGCGGAGCTGCGCCAGCAGCGCGGGCACCTGATCACCCTCAAGGACATCCGCTACATGGACCTGGGGCGGGTGGACGCCCTGGAGAAGGCGGTGGTGGAGGCGTCCGACTCCACCAGCACCGCGTGCGTGGAGTTCCTCCAGAAGGGGGAGGCGCTCCAGCCGCTGGCCGCGCGCCTGGACGAGCTGCTCGCGAAGCTGGAGCCGGTGCAGACGACGGTGGAGCTGCAGCCGCTGGGCGAGGACATCGAGAAGACGGCCCAGGGTCTCACCGTGCTGGGCGAGGTGGTGGGCGGCCTCCAGGTGGGAGACCCGCTGGCGCGCGCCCGCATCCTGGAGGGCATCTCCGAGCTGTTCGGCCGGCTCAACCGCGTGCGCGCGAGCCTGGCCGCCAAGCGCAAGGAGCTGTCCGGCCGCGAGAAGCGCGCGGAGTTCGGCGCCCAGTTCAAGCTGCTCGGGCAGGCGATCGAGAACGCGCTGGCCCAGGCGGACGTGCCGGAGAAGTGCGACGAGGGCCTGTCGCGCCTCACCGTGCAGTTGGAGGAGCTGGAGGGCCGCTTCGGCGAGTTCGACGAGTTCCTCGGCCAGATTACGCAGAAGCGCGAGGAGCTGCTGGAGGCGTTCGGCGCGCGCAAGCAGACGCTGGTGGACGAGCGCCAGCGCCGCGCGCAGAGCATCTTCGGCGCCGCGGAGCGCATCCTCCAGGGCGTGCAGCGCCGCTCCAAGGCATTCAAGTCCGACGACGAGCTCAACGCGTACTTCGCCACCGACGCGATGATCCTCAAGCTGCGGCAGCTCTCCGAGCAGCTGATGGCGCTGCAGGACAGCGTGCGCTCGGACGAGGTGCAGTCGCGGCTGAAGTCCGCCAAGCAGGACGCGCTGCGCGCGCTGCGCGACAAGCAGGACCTGTTCGCGGACGGCGACAACGTCATCAAGCTGGGGACCTACCGCTTCAACGTCAACACCCAACCGTTGGATTTGACGCTGGTGCCGCGCGACGGCGCGCTGTACCTGCAGCTCACCGGCTCCGACTACGCGCAGAAGCTGGAGGACCCGGCGCTGCTCGAGCAGAAGGACCTCTGGGACCAGCACCTGGTCTCCGAGACGCGCGAGGTGTACCGCGCCGAGTACCTGGCCGCGTGCATCCTCTCCGACGCCGAGGAGGGCAAGGGCGGGCTGTCCCTGACGGGGCTGCACGCGGCGGTGATGGGCGGGACGCTGCTGGAGCCCGTGCGCGCTTACGCCGCGGACCGCTTCGACGAGGGCTACGAGCGCGGCGTGCACGACGTGGACGCGGCCGCCGTGCTGGAGAAGCTCCTGGCGCTGCACCAGGGCGCGGGCCTCTTGCGCTTCGCTCCGGCGCCTCGCGCTCTGGCGGCGCTGTACTGGGCCTTCGACACGGAGGAGGCGGCGCGGGCGCTCTTGCACCGTCGGGCGCGCAGCCTCGCGCGGTTGCGGCAGACGTTCTCCGCCGCGGGCGGCCTGCACGAGCTGGGCATGGCGCTGGGCGAGGCCGTGGGGGCGTTCCTGAAGGCGCAGGGGCTGTCGCACTCACCGGCGGAGGCGCGGCTGGCGGGCGGCTACCTGGTGGAGGAGCTGGCCGTGGAGCGGCCCCGCTTCACCACGAGCGGCGAGGCGCTGGTGCTCCGGGACGCGTTCCTGGCGCAGTTGGAGCGGCAGGGGACTCGCACGGCCTTCGAGGAGGACCTGCGCGGGCTGGAGAAGGACCTGGCGTCGCGGCTGGACATCGCGCGCGCGTGGGTGCAGGCGTGGCTCGCGCAGCGGGACGGTGGCCCCGGGGACTCCGGCTACTTCGTGCTGGAGACGGCGGTGTTGCTGCTCACCGAGCGCAAGCTGGACCGCGAGCCCGCGGGCGCGCTGACGGCGGCCGAGGTGACGGGCCTGTTGGGCAGCCACCCGCGCATCCAGGACCGCAAGCTGCCCTTGCGCCTGGATGAGTTCCTGGCGCGCCTGGGCGAGTTCCGGCAGCTCCGCGTGCCCCGGTATCAGGCCTACCGCGCGTTGCAGCGGGACCTGCTGGAGCGCGAGCGGCGCAAGCTGCGCCTGGAGGAGCTGACGCCGAAGGTGCTGTCGTCCTTCGTGCGCAACCGGCTCATCGACGAGGTGTACCTGCCGCTCATCGGCGCCAACCTGGCCAAGCAGCTCGGCGCGGCGGGCGAGGGCAAGCGCACGGACCGCATGGGCATGCTGCTGCTCATGTCGCCGCCGGGCTACGGCAAGACGACGCTGATGGAGTACGTGGCGAGCCGCCTGGGCCTCACCTTCGTCAAGGTGAACGGCCCCGCGCTGGGTCACTCGGTGAAGTCGTTGGACCCGGCGGAGGCGCCCAACGCCACCGCGCGGCAGGAGGTGGAGCGCATCAACCTGTCCTTCGAGATGGGCAACAACGTGATGCTCTACCTCGACGACATCCAGCACACGGACCCGGAGCTGCTCCAGAAGTTCATCTCCCTGTGCGACGGCCAGCGCCGCGTCGAGGGCGTCTGGAATGGCCGCACGCGCACCTACGATTTGCGCGGCAAGAAGTTCTGCGTCGTCATGGCCGGCAATCCCTACACGGAGACGGGTGAGCGCTTCCGCATCCCGGACATGCTCGCCAACCGCGCGGACACGTACAACCTGGGTGACATCCTGGACGGGAAGGAGCACCTGTTCGCGCTGAGCTACCTGGAGAACGCGCTGACCTCGAACACCGTGACGGCGCCGCTGGCCACGCGGGATTCGGCGGACACGCACCGGCTCATCCGCATGGCCCAGGGCGAGGAGGTGCCCGCGGGCGAGATGAAGCACGGCTACGCGGCGGCGGAGCTGCAAGAGATTGTGGCCATCTTCCAGCGGATGTTCCGGGTGCAGTCGGTGCTGTTGAAGGTGAACATGCAGTACATCGCCTCGGCGGCGCAGGACGAGCGCTTCCGCACCGAGCCGGCCTTCAAGCTCCAGGGCAGCTACCGCAACATGAGCAAGCTGACGGAGAAGCTCGTGTCCGCGATGACGGACGCGGAGCTGGAGCGGCTCATCGACGACCACTACCAGGGCGAGTCCCAGACGCTCACCACCGCCGCGGAGCAGAACCTCCTGAAGCTGGCGGAGATGCGCGGCCGGCTCACGCCGGAGAAGGCGAAGCGCTGGGAGGAGATCAAGCAGGGCTTCGCGCGCGTCAAGCGCATGGGGGGCAAGGAGGACGACCCCGTGGCCCGCGTCACCGGGCAGCTCAGCGGCATCGAGGAGCAGCTCGGCGCGGTGCGCGACGCCGTCTCGCAGGCGGCCACTCAGCTGGCCCAGGGCGCCGCGAATGAGGAGGCGGACCCCACGGCCGAGGCCCTGCCGTACCTGGAGGCCCTGCGCGACGCGGTGCTGGAGGTGGCGCGGGTGGGCCGCGAGGTGAAGCAGGCTCCGCCGGTCGTCGCGGCTGCCGCGCCCGCCGCCGCGGGCCCGGATTTGACGCCGTACCTCAAGCACCTGGCCCAACTGCTCAAGGCGCTGACGGAGCGCGCGGCCACGCCCGTGCAGGCCCCCGTCGTCCAGGCGCCCGCGCAGGACTTCGGGCCGTACCTGGACCAGCTGTCGCGAGCGCTCGCGGCGCTGGCGGACCGTCCGGTGAACGTGTCGGCCCAGGTGCCGGCGGAGGCGCTGCAGCGGACCGCGGTGGCCGGGCCCTCGCCCGCGGAGCTCAGCCGGCAGATCGAGCTGGTGGAGGGCGTGCTGCTGCCCCTGGAGCGGGCCTCCCGTCGCGCGGTGCAGGGCGAAGGGGAGGGCGTCAAGTCGCTCCAGGTCTGGCAGAACGTCACCGAGGCGCTGGAACTCTTGCGCTCGATGCTGCGGCGCTGAGGTGCTGGCCGGGGCTCGCTTCGCGCGAGCCTCGGTCCGGGGTGCTCGGGGTCAGCGGAACTGCTTGGTGCCGCGCACGCTGTCGTTGTCCAGGACGCGGGGGAGGGTGTCCTCCACCTGGTCTCCGGTGGACGACGTCACGCGCACGCTGAACGCGCCCTCGCCCATGCCGCCCGACTCGACGAAGTAGTTGTAGTCCTCGCGCGGCACGTTCTTCCACGCACCGTCGCCGCGTCGCCACTCCAGCTTGGTGATCGGCTGCCGGTGGTTGCGGACCTGGATGGCGGTCCACCACGGGTTGCTGCCGTTCTTGAAGTGGTACTCCAGGTTGCCGGCGACGTCGCAGGAGACCACCTTCCAGGTGATGTCCACGCGGCCCAGCTTCATCTCGGCGATCTTCGCGAAGGCCTGGCGGCTCAGGTCCAGGTGGCCTGCCTCGCACTCGGGGCAGCGGTCGACGATGCGCACGCGCACCGAGCCGCTGGGGCCCTGGATGTCCACGCACTGGCCACAGGCGGCGCTGTCGGCGTACTGGGGCGTGTTCATCGCCGCCACCATCAGGTCGTCCGGGCTGGCGTCGTAGCTGCAATTGCCCGCGCCGGTGGCGTCGTAGAACGTCGCGATGCCCTTCTGCTCCTCGCCCAGGGGCACGCCTCCGCCGGAGGGGTCATCTTTTCCGCAGCCGCCGCAGGCGAGGAGGGAGGCGGCGAGGGGAACGAGCAGCACTCGGGAGGACAGGTGGGATGGGCGCATGCGTGGCGGAGGATACCGCAAGGCGTCCTCCCGGTGCCCAGGCCCGTTGCCTGGAAATGTCGGTGCAATGACTTGCAGGCTGCTAGCGTGCGGGCGCTGTTCGCGAACCAGGGGGTTGTCACGTCATGCGAAGCTTCCGACGCGCTGTCTCTCTTTGTGCGGCGATGGTCCTTCCGGCCTGTGGTGTGGATGAGCCCGCGGGAGGGCTGGAGGAGGTGTTCGACGTCCGCGAGGCGGAGCTGGTCTCGGCGGTGTCCCGTGGGTGTGTCTTCGAGCTCACCTCGGTGGTGCGCGCGGGCACGCTTCCGCCCATCCACGACATCTTCCTGAGCCGGCTGGCCTCCGGGACGTGCGCCTGGCCCGCGGCCAGCATCGGGCTGGGCACGTCCATCATCTCCACGCCCAGCCTGTCCCTGGTGGCCAATGACCTGGGCGTGGCGGCGGGCTTCACGGTGAAGAACGGCTACAGCGGCAGCTCGCCCAGGACGGTGGGCATCAAGCACGTGGACCCGGAGCTGATGACGGTGGTGCGCAACACCGGCTTCGCGGTGTACCTGGGCACCGGCAGCGTCTTCCTGGGCTACCTGGCCATCGGCGCGGATGGCACCACGCTCACCGCGGGTGGGACGAAGGCGGGCATCATCAGCCCCAACGAGACGGGCAGCGGCAGCAACTTCATCGCGACGTTCCCGGACTTCTTCACCAGCACCACTCCGCCTGGCGTCGTCGCGTACTGAGCGGACCTGCCGGAATAAAGAGTGGGGTGGAAGGCTCCCCCAGTGGGCCTTCCACCCCACGACCCCCGACAGCGAACCTCTCCTCAGCGACCGCGCGCCGAGGCACCCGACAGCGCGCGGGCCTGCGTCACCAGCCGGACGAACTCGGCGCGGTCCGCGTCACCACCCACGGCGCCCTCGGCCAGCTTCTGCGCGGTGGCCAGGCTCCAGCCCTCGGCGGCCGGGTTGCCGCGCAGCACGTCGGCGGTGGCGGCCACGGCCAGTGCGAAGCGGAAGTCGGGCGAGGCCGCCTCCAGCGAGTCGCGCAGCAGCGAGCGCTCCAGCGGGAAGGCCTGCTCGGACGCCTCCGTGCCATTGGGCGCCTTGGCGCGCACGCGCACCGTGGCCAGCGACTCCGTGGCGCCCTTCACCAGCTCCACCTCGTACAGCGCCGTCACGTTGTGGCCCGCGCCAATCTCACCCGCGTCCACCTTGTCGTCGCGGAAGTCCTTGTCCGCCACGTCGCGGTTCTCGTAGCCCACCAGACGGTAGCGGCTCACGGCGGCGGGGTTGAACTCCACCTGCAGCTTCACGTCCTTGGCGATGACCTCCAGCGTGCCCGTCAGCTGCGTCTCGAAGACCTTCTTGGCCTCCTTGTAGCTGTCCACGTAGAAGCTGTTGCCGTTCCCCTTGTCCGCCAGCTTCTCCATCATGTCGTCACGGTAGTTGCCCATGCCGAAGCCCACCGTGGTGAGGGTGACGCCCTCGGCCACGTACTTGCGGATGCTCTCCAGCATGGACTCCGGCGACACGCTGCCGATGTTGGCGTCGCCGTCGGTGAGCACCACGACGCGGGAGACGACCTGCCCGGACGCCTTCTTCACCGCGTGCTTGTAGGCCATCTCCATGCCGGAGCCCATCGCCGTGCCGCCGCCGGACTCCAGCCCGTCCAGCGCCGCGTGGATGCGCTTGACGTCCGTGGCGGGCGTGGGCGACAGCACGTCCCGCGTCGAGCCCGCGTAGGTGACGATGGCCACCGTGTCGTTCTCGTTGAGGTTCTTCACGGCGATCTTGATGGCCTCCTTGGCGAGCGGCAGCTTGTCCTGCGACGCCATGGAGCCGCTGGTGTCGATGAGGAACACCAGGTGCGCGGGCTTGCGCTGCGAGCGCGAGACGACCTTGCCCTGCACGCCCACGCGCACGAAGTGGCGCTTCGCATCGAACGGGGAGGGCGCCGCCTCCAGGTGCACCGTGAACGCGCCCTTCTCCGGCGGGGCGTAGCGGTACTTGAAGTAGTTGACGAACTCCTCCACGCGCACCGCGGAGGTCGGCGGCAGGTTGCCCTGCTGCAGGTAGCGGCGCGCCACCGTGTACGACGCGGTGTCCACGTCCGCGGCGAAGGTGGACAGCGAATCCTTGGCCGTCTCCGTGAAGGCGTTGGGCTTCCAGTTCTCGAACGTGTTGCCCTGGTGCGTGGTGTCCGCGTCCGCCGGGGCCAGCTTGTCCTGCGCGGGCTTGCGCATGGGGAGGCTGGGCATGCTCTTGCCGGGGCCAGGGGCCGCGCGCTTGGCGAGCTCCATGGGGTGGGGCGCGCCGCCCGCGCCGGCCAGCGTGGCGGGGCTCGGCGGAGGGGGCGCGGCCACCATCACGGCGCTCGGCTCCTCCATGGGCGCGCCTTCCACCGCCGCGGACTCATCGTGCTCGGCATCGGCGAACGCGTGGGGGGCGGCCTTGGGGGTCTTGGGCTGCGCCGTCGTCGCCTGTGCCACGGCGCCCGTGGGGGCCTTCTCCCGGCGCTCATCCTTGGCGCCGTCGTGCGTCGCGTCATCCCGGCTCGCGACCCGAGGCTTGTAGTCGGCCTGGGGGGCCGCGGAGACACCCTCCGCGGCGGGCTTGGACGACATGCAGGCCGGCAGGGTGCAGGCGACGAGCAGGGCACTTCCCCACTGGCTCAAACGGCGCTTCAGGAAGGTCTGGGACATGCGTTCTCCGGGGGACGGATACGACGTTCGCCGCTTCGAAACGCATGACCTGGGAAATGGGTCTATTCCCCCGGATTTTCCCGTGACAGGGTGTCCCCGCATGGAGACCTTGAGACCCTTCCGAATCCTGGGCGTCCAGCAGATCGCCATCGGCGCCGCCGACAAGGCGCCCCTGCGCAAGCTGTGGGTGGACCTGCTGGGCCTGACGCCTCACTCCACCTATCGCAGCGAGCGCGAGAACGTGGACGAGGACATCGTCACCGCCGGCGCGGGCCCCTTCAAGGTGGAGGTGGACCTGATGCAGCCCATCAACCCCGAGGGCAAGCCCCGGGTCCACGAGACGCCGCTCAACCACGTGGGCCTGTGGGTGGATGACCTGCCCGTCGCCGTGGCGTGGTTGGAGAAGCAGGGCCTGCGCTTCGCCCCCGGCGGCATCCGCAAGGGCGCCGCGGGCTTCGACATCTGCTTCGTGCACCCCAAGGCCAACGAGCAGTTCCCCTACAGCGGGGAGGGCGTGCTCATCGAGCTGGTGCAGGCCCCGCCGGAGGTCATCTCCGCCTTCGAGAAGCTGGCGTCAGCCTCCCACTGACGTCAGCTCACCGCGCGGTCGCTTCGTCACGGCCCGGAGCGCACTCTTCGCCAGGCGCTCCAGTCCGTCCCACGCCAGGCACAACATCCACGTGGCGACGATGAGCACGGCGGTGAGTAGCCAGTACTGGGGCCAGTCGCTCTGGTCTCCCCAGAAGCGCTGGAACGAGAAGACGCCCCCCAGCCGGTAGAACAGCAACATCTCGTGGAAGAAGTACGCGGAGAGCGACGAGGTGCCGAACACCTCGATGAAGCGCCGCAGCCGCGAAGGCTCGCGCGTCTGGGCCACGCGCCCCTCCAGCCACATCAAGCCGAGCAGCACCGCGCACACCCACGCGAAGCGCGCCGCCGAGTTGGACGGGTTGGCCACGAAGAAGCGGTGGTGCGGGTAGAGCTGGAAGAGGAAATCGCCCGACGCCGCGCCCACGGCGCCCACCGTCACCAGCGCGAGCAACGCCAGGGCCAGCGCGCGCCGGCCCCATGCCCCCGCGAGTGTCCCCGCGAACGCGCCCAGCCACCCGAAGCCCAGCCACGGCAGCAGGGGGAACGGCGCGAAGGAGGACTTGTTCGTCAGCGTGGCCCACGGCCCCGTCACCTGCTCGCCCAGCGGCGCCACCGCGAAGACGGTGAATGCCAGCGCGAGGCTCAGCCCGGCCAGCACGCGGGGACGCGAGGCGAGCAGGGCGGCCACCGGCAACATCAGGAGCAGGCACACGCCCACGCACTGGAGGATGTCCATGCGCAACAGCCACTTCGGCTCGCTCAGCAGGGGGAACCAGGCCCAGTTGACGAGCGAGGCCACCAGCAGCACCTCGCAGGCGCGGCGGAGGTTTCGCGGCACGCGCTCGCGCAGCTTCCCGGCGGCGGCGCTGCGCACCATGACGAGTGCCAGGGCGAAGCCCGCGGAGAAGATGAAGGCGGGGGCCACCAGCCCGTCCACCTTGAGCAGGCGACCCACCCAGACGCTCTTGCGCAGCTCCGGGGTGAGCAGGGCCAGCGAGTGCGTCTGGACCATGAACAGCACGGCGATGCCGCGCAGCCAGTCGATGGCGCGCACGCGCTCTTGGGACACGGCGAAGGTGGGGGATGGGCTCACGGCGG comes from the Myxococcus fulvus genome and includes:
- a CDS encoding VOC family protein, with translation METLRPFRILGVQQIAIGAADKAPLRKLWVDLLGLTPHSTYRSERENVDEDIVTAGAGPFKVEVDLMQPINPEGKPRVHETPLNHVGLWVDDLPVAVAWLEKQGLRFAPGGIRKGAAGFDICFVHPKANEQFPYSGEGVLIELVQAPPEVISAFEKLASASH
- a CDS encoding heparan-alpha-glucosaminide N-acetyltransferase domain-containing protein encodes the protein MSPSPTFAVSQERVRAIDWLRGIAVLFMVQTHSLALLTPELRKSVWVGRLLKVDGLVAPAFIFSAGFALALVMVRSAAAGKLRERVPRNLRRACEVLLVASLVNWAWFPLLSEPKWLLRMDILQCVGVCLLLMLPVAALLASRPRVLAGLSLALAFTVFAVAPLGEQVTGPWATLTNKSSFAPFPLLPWLGFGWLGAFAGTLAGAWGRRALALALLALVTVGAVGAASGDFLFQLYPHHRFFVANPSNSAARFAWVCAVLLGLMWLEGRVAQTREPSRLRRFIEVFGTSSLSAYFFHEMLLFYRLGGVFSFQRFWGDQSDWPQYWLLTAVLIVATWMLCLAWDGLERLAKSALRAVTKRPRGELTSVGG